TATACTAAAAATTTGTTAAGGTGTGACTGAAAAATTAAAAGGGGATAAAGAGTGGTGTAGATTTTTCTACATCACTCCGGATTCATATTGAGCACGCATACGCTCTTTTTCTGCTTCTCTTTGAGCTTTTTTAGCTAACTTTTCATGGTAGTTCTTAACTGAAAAACCAAACCACATAAGTATAGGAGATGCAACAAAGATGGAGGAATAAGTACCCACGACTATACCTACAAGTAAAGTAAACGCGAAAGAGTGAATAATCTCGCCTCCAAACATAAACAGCGTAAATACAACAAAAAATGTAGTCAAAGATGTAAGTGTAGTACGGGCTAAAGTACGTGTAACCGATTCATTGATACTATCTGCCAAATCTGAATTTCTATTTTCTGAAACACCTTCACGAATACGGTCAAAAACGATAATGGTATCGTTTAGAGAATAACCTAAAATCGTAAGCAGTGCTGCCAATACATCCAAGTTTACATCAAGTCCCACTAGCGTTATAGCTCCAAGAGCAATCGAGACGTCATGTACAAGAGCAAATATAGATGCAACGGCAAAACGCCATTCAAATCTAAATGCTACATAGATTAAAATCCCGATAGTAGCTAAAATTAAAGACATAATACCTTTTTCTCTTAACTCGTTTCCAACTTTTGGACCCACTATATCTACACGGCGAATCTCATATTTACCCGTACCGCTTAATGCTTCGCGTGTAACATCACCGATATCAACGGTTACGCTAGCCGTTGTACTTTTCATACGGATAACTACCTCATCAGGTGAGCCGAATTCTGTTATAGATGCACCATCGAAAAGTTTATTAGACTTTAGCTTCTCTCTCATATCGTCAATAGGTGCATTCTTGTCATACTTTACCTGTATGACAGTACCGCCTGCAAAATCGACACCGTAATTCAAACCTTTTGTAGCCAATAAAACATAAGAGCCTAAAACTAAAACAATAGATAAAACCATTGCAAGTTTTGACTTGCCCATGAAATTAAAGGTTTTCGTATATTTAAAAAATTCCATTATTAACCCTTAATCCCAAACCAAAAATTATTATTTTTACTTTTTTGAATTTTCTTTTCTAACATTTCATAAATTCCGTGCGTACCGAGAATTGCAGTTAGCATCGATGCTAAAATACCGATACTGATAGTGATAGCAAAACCTTTAATAGCACCCGTCCCGTAAGCATATAATACGACTGCTGCTATTAGAGTTGTAATATTTGCATCCAAGATAGCACGCATAGCATTGCTATAACCTTCTTCTATCGCTTTATGTATAGACTTGCCTTGGTATATAAGTTCACGAATACGCTCTGAAATAATAACATTTGCATCGACTGCCATACCAACCGTTAAAACTATACCAGCCATACCGGGAAGGGTAAGCGTTGCTCCAAAAAGGCTCATAACTGCGAGTATTATAAACAAGTTTGCAATAAGTGCTACATTCGCGATCAAACCTGCAGCTTTATAATAAACAACCATAAATATAATTACAAGTACAAAACCACCGATAAGTGCTATCATAGAAGCTTCAATAGAGTCAGCACCCAAACTTGGTCCGACCGAGCGTTTTTCCATCATATAAACAGGGGCTAAAAGTGCACCCGAGCGAAGTGCAATAGCTAAATCTTTAGCTTGCATAACAGTATAGTCACCGGAAATTTGACCGCTTCCTCCACCGATACGTTCATTGATATTCGGAGCAGAATATACTTTACCGTCAAGCACGATTGCCAAACGCTTGCCTACATTTTTACCCGTAAAATCTCCAAATATAGCAGCACCTTCGGCATTTAACGTAAAGTTAATTACTGGACGGTTGTTCTGGTCAAACCCTACATGAGCATCCGTTAACATTCCACCGTCTAAAATCGGAATCTCTTTTACTAAATATTTATGTGCTTCGTTTTTTGCATCGGGCAAAATAACGTCATTATATTTTGCAGCTTCTGCCGCATCCATAACGGATACTCTTGCAGCCCTGTCTTCATCAACTGCCATAAGTTCCAACTTCGCGGCACGGCTGATTAACTCACGAGCACGTTGTTCTTCAGCCGCCGTTTTAATACCCGCTAATTGAACAAGGATTTTTTCTTCACCTTGTTTTGCGACTACAGGTTCGGTCAAACCAAACTGGTCAAGTCTGTTTCTTATAGTCTCTATAGCTTGAGATATCG
The genomic region above belongs to Sulfurimonas lithotrophica and contains:
- the secD gene encoding protein translocase subunit SecD; amino-acid sequence: MKLNFRIVIFALAIVFGVVFSMPSLLQTEGGKKVNLGLDLQGGLHMLLGVKTEEATTSRLKSIAASIKFFADKNDILIDELKFNDTAVSFLLLDTDDTKLIKEHLGVIDGLNVVYNAENISMTFTPEEIQKTKEEAISQAIETIRNRLDQFGLTEPVVAKQGEEKILVQLAGIKTAAEEQRARELISRAAKLELMAVDEDRAARVSVMDAAEAAKYNDVILPDAKNEAHKYLVKEIPILDGGMLTDAHVGFDQNNRPVINFTLNAEGAAIFGDFTGKNVGKRLAIVLDGKVYSAPNINERIGGGSGQISGDYTVMQAKDLAIALRSGALLAPVYMMEKRSVGPSLGADSIEASMIALIGGFVLVIIFMVVYYKAAGLIANVALIANLFIILAVMSLFGATLTLPGMAGIVLTVGMAVDANVIISERIRELIYQGKSIHKAIEEGYSNAMRAILDANITTLIAAVVLYAYGTGAIKGFAITISIGILASMLTAILGTHGIYEMLEKKIQKSKNNNFWFGIKG
- the secF gene encoding protein translocase subunit SecF, encoding MEFFKYTKTFNFMGKSKLAMVLSIVLVLGSYVLLATKGLNYGVDFAGGTVIQVKYDKNAPIDDMREKLKSNKLFDGASITEFGSPDEVVIRMKSTTASVTVDIGDVTREALSGTGKYEIRRVDIVGPKVGNELREKGIMSLILATIGILIYVAFRFEWRFAVASIFALVHDVSIALGAITLVGLDVNLDVLAALLTILGYSLNDTIIVFDRIREGVSENRNSDLADSINESVTRTLARTTLTSLTTFFVVFTLFMFGGEIIHSFAFTLLVGIVVGTYSSIFVASPILMWFGFSVKNYHEKLAKKAQREAEKERMRAQYESGVM